CATGGAGCAAGACGCTGGCCTTGAGTTGAAGGAGATGTGCAGGCTTCGCCGCTGTATTTATAGGATGGCACGCACACGCCAAGGGCATTTCGGTCATTTCTCGAGCTACCTTAGCTCTATCTGCTCTTCTTCTGAGAGCAAGGCTCTCTGGCCTCTGCGTTGTGCCTGGCCCCCAGTCCGTGCTGGATCCCCGTATGCATGCGTGGTGCAACGATGCTGCAGACGTAGGTCAGGGTGGGACCCACACCATTTCCTGGGTGGCAGGaagggcccacctgtcggttaGAGGATGCTTCATCTGGTGAACCTGACGGACTCCTGTAGTGAAGGCCACCTGAAGAACATGGAGATCTGAAAATGCTGCTCCGGTTGGGGCTAGTGCTGCAGCATGCTGCCTCAAACGTCAGATGGGAAATGGCAAACTACCGTCACATTTTGGCAATTGTATGCGTAGTGGTGTATTGGGAGGCAGAGAAATCATCAGACGTCTCGCCAATGTCACAAATCAACCGCAGGATGCAGTATTATGCAGCCTAGATCATGCGATGGTCAGATATTTTATGGGATTATGTGGCTAGCCGACATTCATGTATATGCCTGCTTGCCTGTAAATCTGTATTCTTATTGGCGTAGTTTGGATGGTTATTCAGTCGGCCGGTTACTGAACTTTTTGTTGGCACTGGCTATGGATGAGGGGTTAGAGAGGATGATATCGTTCAGAAACTTGAAGATGGAACGCCTGAGACCCACTGAATACTTTATAATCCATGTAAAGATTTACACTGTTTTCGCATGCTACTTGCGTTTCAGTAGTCTTAGTGATACACTTGCTCTGTTTTGCTGAAATAATACTAGTTCTATTCAGCCTTTTCAGATATGCACTGTTTTCCAATAGTCAGAATTCCCTCGATCCAAATTTAATTGCAGATATGTTCCTTGCCTATCCAAGTATCCATAGAGGAAGCATTGAGGGCTAAGACATCTCTCATTTTTCTAAACGAATATGCAAATTTCATCCAACAAAAGGACGGAAATGGACTCCGAACAAAAATGTCGCTGTCATTACTCATGGACGGAGGCGATTGCTTggcgacatatttataaattaaaatttatgaataaaaatttttatatgtattcttagcgatctaaaatctaacgctgaaaaaaccctaaatcaaCTCAGAAATTAAGGTcgtaaattcaaattttggcttataagtataaacagaagcgaaaacaTGGGAGTGAACATGTCGTTGTCAAGCTACTAAAGGAGAgcattatacatatttttcttttcaggagGCCAGTTCTTATGCTGAATTCGTGTACAACACTATCTTCTTGCACTATAATCTACAAAAGCAACCATCGCCAcaagaaaaggagaggaaaataaaataaataatatacccAGTGCATGCAGTGCAAGCGGCTGCGGAAAGCTACATCTCCAGACGCAATTACGCAAACCCCACGAGGAGAACCCTAGTGCGATCTATGATGGACCGTATTTTAGCATCTGATGTGATGGCTGTCTGGCTAGGTGTTATCCCTGCATGCCTCAAATCAACTTGTATAAGTTCTCATATTAGTACTAGTGCCGGCTATCTACCAGTATTCTAGTTGCTTACTGTTCTTCCTTTGTCTTTTGCTCTTCCAAAATGTGTAGTAATTGAAGAATGTGAAAAGGGCAATTTAGAAAGAAGTTGGTACTGGTCCCTTAGGTAGGAATGGCAACGGGTTAGGTTTGAAGCGGGTAAAGCAATTACTTGCCCGCTAACTTAAAGGCTACAGGTAGAATTTCCTACCCGTATCCATGCCAGAGGGTAAAATATGATATCCGTACCCGTCGAGTAACAGGCGGTATTGGATACCCGTCAGATCTATCATTTCACATGTcaaaaacacatcaaaataaccatttcaacatatacaacaaactaaatatactgctaataatacaatattacatcacacatgaaaaattcaacaaatataacatattgctaataataaaatatttcaacaaatacaacaaactaatcatAGCAATAATAACACTACATAACATATTCTTTGATGTTTAGATTCAACCCTTCAATATTGCATCACACATCAAAGGTTCAAGACATATGTCGTATGAAAGTATTTAGCTAAAATGGAGTACAttacaaatattattacagGAATAACATTAAGTTTTTCGCTAAAATTCAATATATGGGCTACGTTCGGGTACCCAACGGGTTACCCGTCGATAGAGAAAAACACTTGTGCCCGTACCCATGTCGATTCGGGTCAGGTACAAGTACTACCCgcaagtaaaaaattatacccaTATCCGTCTCCGTTGGATCTACCCGATACCCGTACCTaaattgccatccctattGGCTATTGCTTAGAGGAACTAGATGTCTCTCTAAAATGAAAGGGGAAGGTGCCTTCTTCTTTGCTTTCGGTTAGGTTACATGAAGGATACTATATAGTTATACACCTTTACTTATAATACACTAGCAGTCTAGCATCCACATGACTGTATGCAGAgtttcacatatatattttttagtaagttagacatatatatgtaagcaTGTATGGTTCTAGATCTATCAATTGGTTTTTGCGTAAATTAGACGTATGTAAGCATATACGAGTTTATATTTCTCAAATGGTTCAGAAATATGACTGTGAATAAGCATTAAAGAATAAGCAGAAACAGACattttctgattttctttATAGGCGCTTTTACACTGGAAGTAAGTTTGCCAAACTTATCAGTCGTCAGTGCCATCTACCATGCATGCCCCTGTCAACTGATGGCTCCTTTCTCAGCTGTATCAAGACTACTAGGGGGCAAGGAAACGTTTAAAATCAAGCACAAAGCCATGATCAGGGGTAAGTGCGTGCGTTTGTTCAGATGCATTGCACAGATAGAACCATCTGGCTACTATTAGCTTTTGCCTTTCGCTGGTTGTGTCACCCCTCCTTTTATCTTCCTCTTTTTTCCCCTGTACTTGCGACGCACGAGGAGAAAGAAGCCTGGGGTTCGACTTGACTATCACGCACGCAACTCCAATAATACTTCGAGcttcacaaatcacaatgtTGTCAAACATATGTTGCTGCCACACACTTCTCTTGTTACAATATTTGCCACTATCATCTAAGGATTGCCATCTTGTGCCAAATCCAAAAGATTTGTACAGTTGCACTTTCAGTATTTTGCAACTGAATGGACTTTTGAGTAGCAAATCCTGGATTGAGTCCCAATTAAAGTGCAAATCAAGGCATGCCTTGAGGCGAATCGGATCGATGACGGGGGGATATATTACAGCAAATCCGAGCAATTGCAACATCGGTCAGATATGGTGAGGACCAGACAGGCCATGCAAATCCCAGACAGAGGATTTAAAAAACCTAATAACACTGATCACCATGTtgcacaaacaaacaaacacagCCACGGCATCAGGGTGCGTCACCATTGCCGACTgatcagaagaaaaaaagctcTCTTTCTCTCACACTCTCTCTCGTCAGTCGTCACAGCTAGGTAGAAGTATAATCGATGGAGGGGTATGGATAGGCGCGCACAACGGAAGTGGCGGATGACCTGCGCTCCGATTCgggttttattttaattcagGCGAGGAGGACGATCGAATGGCAACTTTGCTCCTTTACCGGCGATGCTTCTGAGCTCCCTCTTTAGTCTTTACGAGtgatcacacacacacacacacatacacatagaGTAGCATGGCATTATATCAGTGAGATAATCCACTTGATTTCGGGGACGAGCTAATGACGACGCTATCATGTCGATCCGTCGCTTTAATCAGTTGGCTGTCCTATCGTCAGTGACATGCatgtactgctgctgctgctgctgatgatgatgatgatgctgcCATGCATCAGGCcagcatcgatcgatctgtcgAAATGCTCCCGGGGGGTGTCTAATCATGTGCTGCTCCTGCTCTAGCGTCGTAAGAGAAGAAGCAGAGGGAGACAAGAGGCTAAGGATGTTGAAGCTACGGACGCGTGCGTGATGCACCACGCACTGACACGCACTCATGGATGGATGCCGGGGTAAAGATGCCGATTCTGTTTATCTGATGACTAATCCTGCTACAGATTGGTTTCGtgattctggaatctggatcGGTTTTGTATCATCATCCACGACTTGCGACTTGGAAACCACTTCCAAATGATCATCCACTGCGTACTGGTTAGTGGGGAGCGTGATGAGCTCGAGAATTTGTGTGGTTCCCAGCGACGAGCTGATCGTGGTGCAACGTAACGACCTCGATTTCCTCCGCGGGCGGAGctcggaggaggagaagccggTGATGGTGATGAACAGAACAGCGAGCAGCAGATCAGACCGATGAGGTGATCTTACAGCCCAGGCCTCTTCCAGCCCATCAAGGCCCACTTACAGCCCAGGCCGCTTCCAAAGATCAGACCGGCGAGGTGATTGTATTTGCGTCAACACGACGGCCTAGTATAGTAGTATACTCGTATTGGGCTGAAGCCTGGAATCAAACGGTGtggcaccagcagcagcaatcgTGAATTCGTGGTTCGTGACCTGATAAAGTGCAGTCTGGTCACCCGTATATATGATTAGAATTGCACAAAGAGATTTGGAACACCATCCGAAAccagaaagtattttttttggacaagCGCTTGCATTAGCTTCGGCTAAATTCGTGTGCGTGTACGGAACAGTTTTATTTGTGTGTATTGGAGACTGGAGAAAAGTGGAGAGACTAGAAAGAGCTGCCAAAGCTGCACTTTTCTGAATCGGATTACATTAGAGTATGCGTCCACTGTCTGGCTTTACTTATGACCAAGTCCATGTAACGATATGATTGGTACCATGAATGATCTATTCAGTAGTATTCTTGATCAGCAAGACGTATTCTTGAGCAGCAAGCCGACGAATCTCGAAGAAATTACAAACAATGGGTTCCACTTGCCATCTTGGGACCAACAACATCTCTTTAATCTCTCCCAACTAGAGCTACCAGAGACCGCATTAAAATTAGACGAGCTTCAGAATCTTCTATTAAGTTCCTAAAATACCCCAAAACTACCCGATCCGTCGAGCCGAACAACTGCAATCTCCAGCTACAAAACACCGAGAAATCTGTGTGGGTTAATTACTGTGATTCAGCCATATCCAGATCACTTGCACGAGCAAGGCATGCAAGGCTACCTCACTCTCGCCATGGGGTTCTCCTCGACTTCAACCCCTCTGTTACTCCTCCTCTCCGTCCTGCCGCTGCTCTACTTTCTCTACCTGCGCCAGGACCCCAGGAAGAAGCCGCACGCCCATGGACTCAAGTCCTACCCCGTCCTCGGCATACTGCCGCACTTCTCCAAGAACAAGGACCGCTTCCTTGAGTGGTCGACCGAAGTCTTGAAGCGCAGCCCCACGCACACCATTTCGTTCAAGACGGTCGGCCTCACCGGCGGCGTCTTCACCGCCAACCCGGCCAATGTGGAGTATACGCTGAAGACTAACTTCGGGAACTATCCGAAGGGCGAGCTCGCCGTGTCCATGATCGAAGATTTCCTTGGCCATGGCATCTTCAACTCCGACGGCGAGCAGTGGCTGTGGCAGCGGAAGGCCGCCAGCTACGAGTTCAACAAGCGCTCGCTGAGGAGCTTCGTCGTGGACACCGTCAGGTCCGAGGTCGTCGACAGGCTGCTGCCGCTTCTGCGGCGCGCGGAGCGCGACGGCCGGACGCTGGACTTGCAGGACGTGCTGGAGCGCTTCGCGTTCGACAACATCTGCCATGTGGCCTTCGACGAGGACCCGGCGTGCCTCGCTGAGGACAGCATGGCCTCGCCCCAGAGCGCGGAGTTCATGCGCGCGTTCAACGACGCGCAGGATGCGCTCATGGACCGGTTCATGTCGCCGGTCAAGTCAGTGTGGCGCTTCAAGAGGCTGTTCAACATGGAGCCAGAGAGGCGGATGCGGGAGGCCCTCGCCACGATCCACGGCTTCGCTGAGCGGATCGTCCGAGAGCGCAGGGAAAGAGGGGAGGCCGGGCTGGCGCGCAGTGACGACTTCCTGTCGCGCTTCGCCGCCAGCGGCGAGCACAGCGACGAGAGCCTCCGCGACGTGGTCACTAACTTCCTCATCGCCGGGCGCGACACGACGTCGTCGGCGTTGACCTGGTTCCTCTGGCTGGTGTCGGGCCGGCCGGACGTGGAGGACAAGATCGTGCGCGAGATCCGCTCGGTGCGGCGCGCGTCCGGTGGCACAGGCGCCGACGCGACGTTCAGCTTCGACGAGCTGCGTGACATGCACTACCTCCACGCCGCCATCACCGAGTCCATGCGGCTGTACCCACCCGTTGCCATGGACACGCACAGCTGCAAGGAGGACGACTTCCTGCCCGACGGCACGTTCGTGGGGAAAGGATGGTTCGTGTCCTACTTCGCGTACGCCATGGCGAGGGTGGAGGACATCTGGGGCGCGGACTGTGAGGAGTTCCGGCCGGAGCGGTGGCTGGACGAGGCGGGCGCGTTCCGGCCGGAGAGCCCGTTCAAGTACCCGGTGTTCCACGCGGGCCCAAGGATGTGCCTCGGCAAGGAGATGGCCTACATACAGATGAAGTCCATCGTGGCGTCTGTGTTCGAGAGGTTCAGCCTCCGGTACGCACGTGACGGCGCGGCGCACCCGGGGCTGGTGCTTTGTTTGACGTTGCGCATGAAGGGCGGTTTGCCGATGCAAGTGACCACCAGGGGGTGATGACCGGGCGGTTTGCCGACCTCACTGTTGATGCTTGATATTTTTGTACGATTGTACTAGTGTTTCATCATTTTTGTAGTGtttgctcctgctcctgctcctgctccagCTTGACCCGTGAAATAAAGAGTGGCGTTCTTGTTTCTCCGAGTGGCGAATGGCCCGCCTCGATCTCACGTGAGTTGTGCTTGGTGGTGATCGTTTCGTTTTCTAACTGAAAAGTCGGAACGACGTATTTGcaaacataaattaatttatcaacatatatatatttagttgtCTAAAAatgtagtaaaaaaataaactatgataaaaacatcaaaatcaattaaatttaaagttaaaatttttaattttattttataaccataagcACAAGCAAAAGAGGAGCTTGTTTGTGCTTTGCACACCATGAGGGCTTAGGTAAGGTGATGAGCGCAAGGAGGAGACGCTAGCCAAGGCGATGACTGATGGCAGAGGGGTTAGGTAAGGTGGATTGGGAAGACCGGGAGAGGCGGTCGGGGGCTCGGGAGGAATGTTTGGGCttagggatttttttaagtcctatgtcatattggatgtttgaatgttaattaaaagtattaaatatagattaataacaaaattaattgtataaatcaaggctatttcattagacaaaatttttaagcctaattaagtcatgattagcaaatatttactgtagcatcacattcgctaattatggactaattagacttaatagattcgtctcgtgaaatagatCAGCatatgaggtgagttttattaatagtctatatttaatacttctaactagtgtccaaacattcgatatggtagggacttaaaaaatttggtgggaaccaaacaggccctaagggcccctttagttctcaaaaagtttttgaaaaaacatcatatcaaatcgttggacacctaaataaattattaaaactagatgaaacaaaactaattgcatagttatggaagaatctttttagcctaattagcccatgattaaccataagtactacagtaacccacgtgtactaatgacggattaattaggctcaaaaagttcgtctcgcagtttctaggctggccgtgaaattcgttttttcattcgtgccCGAAAATCtgttccgacatccggtcaaacgtccgaCGCGACACTTCTCCTGAAATTTTTTGTCATCCAAACGTGACCTAAGGGAAAAGGGAGAAGTAAGAAAGATAGGGTTAGGTTTTAGGTAGGGTTGGACCGGTGGAGTTTTGAGGTAGGCTTCTTAGGCCTACCAATACACTGCAATGTAAGGCATACACCATTAGACCCCCAGATGATCTGTGGGTGAAAACCCTCCCTGTCCCTGTCCAATATCGGGACCTCAACCCTGAAACCCCACGAGCCCAAAACAACCCCCATCCCTGCCCTCGTAGGGGTGGGACATACCCTTGTCCCACGGGGAATTGCTACATGTAGCAACAATACATTTTGGTGCTGAAATATTATCACACTTGGGGATAAAAGCGTCTTACATAATTTGTGTGGTGATCTTTTTGTCACACTTATATATCTGGAATTTGGCCTAGTTATATTGAGAATAGTGACAGTGGAGGTTGGTGATGTAATATTATCATACCAGATGAGTAAAAGTTAAGTGTTTTAGAATAGTTTCTAGTGGGAGTAGAAATCAATATAAATCTATTatgttttctaatctaatacTCCATACGTTTCATAatttaagactttttagttttgtctagattcatatggatactaataaatctagacatatatatataaattatatacattcatcaattgataaatttaggcaagTCTAGAAAGTCATacaatatggaacggaggtagtagatcatatgtatttatactACTACCTTAACTATTTGTTAACGAGCACttacaaattaataattaagatcATTTTCACTGGTGATAATACTACAGCAGTAGAACTACCAATAGAAACCATCGTGAATGTACTCGAAACTTAATAGTGAGTTCCTGACAAAAAGAAGGCACAAATCGCACAGATATCAAAAGTCGGCCGTAATCCCAGCCACTTCTGCTCTTCCTGTAGGTATATTCAACAAATTTACATATGTTGCGAGCAATATTGTGTAATTTTAGCTTACCAATTCTGTAATTTCAGAATTAGCTCTCAACTTTCtaaatatattcaattttaTCTTTGCAGTTGCAATAGGCACAGTTCGTTGTACACTCCGTATATAATTTCTTACGTTGCCTGCTGGTCACTTTCACAGTACGTACTGCTATGTAGTTTTGGTTCTAATCCAATAAAAATTTCGGCAACACTAACCAATATCTTTATTTTGTCCTGTGCTGATTTCCTAGCCATGAGCCCATGAATCAACCCGAACTGCTTGATGTACTGCATAGATAGCTACTACTAGAATAGAAGAAGCAATTTCCCATTAGCTGCGGCGTGTGTACAAAATAGGGGTGCGCACCTGAAATTGTTTAGGTTGaccatagtaaaaaaaaatctgactgTTCTGCCTCCTCTTTCGTTCGTGATAGAATCTCCATTGTCATTTCTCTCATCTTAATTTAGCAAGAGAGATTGTCCACCGTGGAGCTGACCTGAACTGGTGATATGGCATCTCTTCTACTATTTAGATAGTGTCTTGTTTGGAGTATCTTATCTGCTCTCACTTTACAGCTTTTTATTATGGCATTTCAGCACTTTCAGACAAATCTGCTTTAGCCTAGAGAGATACGTGTGCATCTAGGTTGGACCAATTTATTTGTGATTACAGGAGGGAGCTACGAAAGCTTATATACTACTAGGAGTTGGTGTACTGTCCTACTTTTACCCCTCAAGTCAAATGTAACCATCTGCTTTAGCTGAATCACTTTTGGATTCTGATCAGCAAGATGATGTATTCTTGGGCTGCAAGCCGAAGCAGcctaagcaaaagaaaaacatttagTTCCACTTGCCCTCTTGGAACCCAATAATGCCACCAATTTAATCTCCTACATTTAAATTAGACAAGCTTCAGAATGTTCTAACTCTTCTGAGCAGGGGAATGTGTTGACTTTTGTTTTGTAGCCAACGTGAAAAcgaagggggtgattgtttggccaacgacatatttgaaaacgaaaaataatttatgaataaaacttttatatatgtattcttagcaatttaaaagtcaaatgttgaaaaataaacttcgtaataaatcttaaaatcaattctaaatttaatgttaaaaatttaaatttgacttataagtataaacagaagcgaaaagatggtgtGAGAAATTAgaggcatgcatatatgtacatatatcaAATGAGCACTTCGACACAGCTCCaacatcaataaaaaatacggGAATACTATAGAACGGTTTACCATTCGAACAGACGTCGACGGGATGTGCGCACGACACGACGCCTGACAGCAGTAGCACAACGAGGAATTGGGGCAcgcaagcagcagcatcagTGCGTGGCTGCGTGCCTTGCCTTGTGCACCTGGCTCTGCCCTTCCCTCTCCTCATCTGTagcctcttctctctccactGCCATCCTCACTGGATGCGACGATGACGGCTGTGGCGGCGTGACTGCCGCGACGAAGAcagcggcggccgaggcgatgacgacgacggcgattgcggcgcgcgacggcgagggcggcgaagATGACGATGGCGactgcggcgacgacgaaTGCGATGACGATGGCGATGACTGCGGCAACa
This is a stretch of genomic DNA from Oryza brachyantha chromosome 1, ObraRS2, whole genome shotgun sequence. It encodes these proteins:
- the LOC102714511 gene encoding cytochrome P450 94B3-like, which translates into the protein MQGYLTLAMGFSSTSTPLLLLLSVLPLLYFLYLRQDPRKKPHAHGLKSYPVLGILPHFSKNKDRFLEWSTEVLKRSPTHTISFKTVGLTGGVFTANPANVEYTLKTNFGNYPKGELAVSMIEDFLGHGIFNSDGEQWLWQRKAASYEFNKRSLRSFVVDTVRSEVVDRLLPLLRRAERDGRTLDLQDVLERFAFDNICHVAFDEDPACLAEDSMASPQSAEFMRAFNDAQDALMDRFMSPVKSVWRFKRLFNMEPERRMREALATIHGFAERIVRERRERGEAGLARSDDFLSRFAASGEHSDESLRDVVTNFLIAGRDTTSSALTWFLWLVSGRPDVEDKIVREIRSVRRASGGTGADATFSFDELRDMHYLHAAITESMRLCKEDDFLPDGTFVGKGWFVSYFAYAMARVEDIWGADCEEFRPERWLDEAGAFRPESPFKYPVFHAGPRMCLGKEMAYIQMKSIVASVFERFSLRYARDGAAHPGLVLCLTLRMKGGLPMQVTTRG